From Sporosarcina sp. Te-1, the proteins below share one genomic window:
- a CDS encoding PLD nuclease N-terminal domain-containing protein codes for MQLNYGWNDFNDIDWMTIIPILLPFVLIAVVLILFALIDLYRNRHRRENVLMWTLIIILFNTIGPILYFILGRKDRRRI; via the coding sequence TTGCAACTGAATTATGGATGGAATGATTTTAACGACATTGACTGGATGACCATCATTCCGATACTTTTGCCTTTTGTCCTGATAGCTGTAGTACTCATCTTATTTGCACTAATTGACTTGTATCGGAATCGTCATCGTAGAGAAAACGTACTGATGTGGACATTGATTATTATTCTGTTTAATACAATTGGTCCCATTTTATACTTCATTTTAGGGAGAAAGGATAGGAGAAGGATATGA
- a CDS encoding helix-turn-helix domain-containing protein — MSSKAEILIHPVRMKIVLALMQHQEGLTTKEMVKIIQDVPQATLYRHIQVLADSDVIKVVEERKVRAVTEKYYGLNEEAARLNMDDWRNLSKEKKLNYFSYYQMLLMSRYQNYLTLLEHDKSKEDTSTFSLLELRLSEDQLSDFQNELNELMLRYYQASEKSSTTASTVAVTILPRI, encoded by the coding sequence ATGAGCAGCAAAGCAGAAATATTAATTCATCCGGTTAGAATGAAAATTGTTTTAGCATTGATGCAGCATCAGGAAGGATTGACAACCAAGGAAATGGTGAAAATCATTCAAGACGTACCGCAAGCTACACTCTACCGCCATATCCAAGTATTGGCGGATTCAGATGTCATCAAAGTGGTGGAGGAACGGAAAGTGCGGGCAGTGACGGAAAAGTACTATGGATTGAATGAAGAAGCCGCCCGTTTAAATATGGATGATTGGAGAAACTTGTCCAAAGAGAAAAAACTGAATTACTTTTCTTATTATCAAATGTTGTTAATGTCCCGATACCAGAACTACCTAACATTACTTGAACATGACAAATCGAAAGAAGATACGTCCACTTTCTCCCTTTTGGAATTGCGCTTATCAGAAGACCAACTAAGCGATTTTCAAAATGAGCTGAATGAATTAATGCTCAGATACTATCAGGCAAGCGAAAAAAGTTCTACGACAGCGAGCACTGTTGCTGTGACGATTTTGCCTCGGATTTAA
- a CDS encoding DUF4870 domain-containing protein, whose protein sequence is MEQVSLGKRWLAAAMHVLSLFLTFFLPLVVYFLVRKKSSYFTYHAKEGLNLHFTFFPIFIILTRVLAKVWPFAATLALLLILLETILILVAAIFTVMGKKFSYPVIRYFKTE, encoded by the coding sequence TTGGAACAAGTATCTTTAGGGAAACGATGGCTTGCTGCGGCCATGCATGTCCTTTCCCTCTTTCTCACTTTTTTTCTGCCATTGGTCGTTTATTTTCTAGTCCGGAAGAAAAGCAGCTACTTTACCTATCACGCGAAAGAAGGTTTGAATCTCCACTTCACTTTTTTTCCGATTTTCATTATATTGACTAGAGTATTGGCAAAGGTCTGGCCCTTTGCGGCTACCCTCGCCTTGCTGCTCATTTTGCTGGAAACCATTCTCATCCTGGTGGCAGCCATTTTCACCGTGATGGGCAAGAAGTTCTCGTATCCGGTCATCCGCTATTTCAAGACAGAATAG
- a CDS encoding MerR family transcriptional regulator has translation METVLYTIGEFAKKSGVSVRTLRYYDSIHLLQPSNFTEGGHRLYDTDDLHRLQQIQALKFLRFPLKEIKEMVEQKQIARDVMVGSIEYQQRSFEAQLNEIQEILANLDYLKKMVEEEPTVDVSVFSSMLHMLILANETDEWLSKHLPSETFDELDKGEKLDLDKEWTKVLTAIKTAVQEEISPDSEEAQQIATRLTSIMGKTMQGKAETVSSQIKQAEPLDFPNPFTEKEQQFLESIMNLYEKG, from the coding sequence TTGGAGACAGTCCTGTACACGATTGGTGAATTCGCAAAAAAGTCGGGCGTCAGCGTCCGCACACTCCGCTATTATGATAGCATTCATCTCTTGCAGCCGAGCAACTTCACCGAAGGCGGACATCGTCTATATGATACAGACGACTTGCATCGGCTTCAGCAAATTCAAGCATTAAAATTCTTACGATTTCCCTTAAAGGAAATCAAGGAAATGGTAGAGCAGAAACAAATTGCACGCGACGTCATGGTTGGTTCTATTGAATATCAACAAAGATCGTTTGAAGCACAGCTTAATGAAATCCAGGAAATCCTTGCAAATCTCGATTATCTTAAAAAAATGGTAGAAGAGGAGCCCACTGTAGATGTGTCCGTCTTCAGCTCCATGCTTCATATGCTTATTTTGGCAAACGAAACGGATGAATGGCTGAGCAAACACCTGCCGAGCGAAACTTTCGATGAGCTAGATAAGGGAGAAAAACTCGATCTGGATAAGGAATGGACGAAGGTTTTGACTGCTATCAAAACAGCAGTGCAAGAGGAAATCTCCCCAGATTCTGAGGAAGCGCAACAAATTGCAACTCGTTTGACATCCATTATGGGAAAAACGATGCAGGGAAAAGCTGAAACTGTTTCCTCCCAAATAAAACAAGCAGAGCCCCTCGATTTTCCTAATCCTTTCACTGAGAAGGAGCAGCAATTCCTGGAATCGATTATGAATCTCTATGAAAAAGGATAG
- a CDS encoding DUF2167 domain-containing protein, with amino-acid sequence MKRLTAMVAALFMVWSTTAVAETDYEYNWIEGGTIVDLGNIASVDLDPDFLFLDGEDTKKVALDYGEPVSGFEIGSIYPVDEEQTWAVYFDYEETGHIKDDEKIDAKALLKSYKAGAEEANKDRQPGERFYVTGWDIEPFYDEDTHNLTWSLLLEDENKETFLNYNTRILTREGNISVILVTDPQNREADKQMLQNQILSQLEIKDGNKYTDFDKSTDKVANYGLSALILGGTGLAVAKKAGLLAVILAFAKKFGVLIIAGIAALWSFLRKKKNKPATEPTEPAGPSGE; translated from the coding sequence ATGAAACGATTGACCGCAATGGTCGCGGCGCTGTTTATGGTTTGGAGCACAACAGCGGTTGCGGAAACTGATTATGAGTACAACTGGATTGAAGGGGGCACAATCGTAGACTTGGGCAACATTGCATCGGTTGACCTTGATCCTGATTTTCTCTTCTTGGATGGAGAAGACACGAAGAAAGTGGCGTTGGACTATGGAGAACCCGTTTCCGGTTTTGAAATCGGAAGTATCTATCCGGTAGATGAAGAACAAACATGGGCCGTCTATTTCGATTATGAAGAGACCGGACACATCAAAGACGATGAAAAAATCGACGCAAAGGCCTTGCTGAAGAGCTATAAGGCTGGAGCGGAAGAAGCGAACAAAGACCGTCAGCCGGGCGAGCGCTTTTACGTAACAGGTTGGGATATTGAACCGTTTTACGATGAAGATACCCATAACTTGACATGGTCTTTATTGCTGGAGGATGAAAACAAGGAAACATTCTTGAACTATAATACGCGAATCTTAACGAGAGAAGGAAATATTTCGGTTATTCTCGTGACAGACCCTCAAAACAGGGAAGCTGACAAACAGATGCTCCAAAACCAAATCTTATCCCAGCTCGAGATCAAAGACGGGAATAAGTACACAGATTTTGATAAGTCCACAGATAAAGTGGCTAACTATGGACTCTCCGCACTAATACTTGGAGGAACCGGTTTAGCGGTGGCAAAGAAAGCTGGATTGCTTGCAGTTATTTTGGCATTCGCTAAAAAATTCGGCGTCCTGATCATTGCTGGGATTGCTGCTCTCTGGAGTTTCCTCCGGAAGAAGAAGAACAAACCCGCAACAGAACCCACTGAACCCGCCGGTCCTTCTGGTGAATAA
- a CDS encoding GNAT family N-acetyltransferase has translation MELFSIIKKDSEYWLVDQMKQDGVTEATYLDAFRSLLEEWKEGEIGYLSLLMDPSYENWLMEQGFRKVSTVVEYTRRLEEDFSQDSAIESESLADSQMTDDEFADLYERCRSDSANKNNLFTIAQVMESLENELGPEWRSHCFSFRRDGELLGLSIPIIEEGTKDEGRLFYFGTVPEARGKGYGTAMHRISLDLLKRLGAATYVGSTDEANENMIRIFKGNGSTLRDRKGIYRLDAK, from the coding sequence GTGGAGTTATTTTCAATCATTAAAAAAGATAGCGAATACTGGCTTGTTGACCAAATGAAGCAGGATGGTGTGACGGAAGCAACGTATCTTGACGCGTTTAGGAGCTTGCTGGAGGAATGGAAGGAAGGAGAAATCGGCTACTTGTCGCTCTTGATGGACCCATCTTACGAGAATTGGCTTATGGAACAAGGGTTTCGAAAAGTATCTACAGTTGTAGAGTATACCCGTAGGTTGGAAGAAGACTTTTCACAGGACTCTGCCATCGAGTCGGAGTCTTTGGCAGATAGCCAAATGACAGACGACGAATTTGCCGATCTGTATGAGCGTTGTCGAAGCGATTCGGCGAATAAAAATAATCTATTTACGATTGCGCAAGTGATGGAATCGCTTGAAAACGAATTGGGCCCCGAGTGGCGGTCACATTGTTTTTCATTCCGGCGGGATGGAGAGCTGCTTGGTCTAAGCATTCCGATTATTGAAGAGGGAACGAAAGATGAGGGACGATTGTTTTATTTTGGAACGGTTCCTGAGGCCAGGGGGAAAGGGTATGGAACGGCCATGCATCGTATTTCGCTGGATTTATTGAAACGTCTGGGAGCTGCGACGTATGTCGGCAGTACGGACGAAGCCAATGAAAATATGATTCGTATTTTCAAGGGGAATGGGTCCACACTTCGGGATCGGAAAGGGATTTACCGATTGGATGCCAAATAA
- a CDS encoding Gfo/Idh/MocA family protein, with product MIYIGIIGLGAIGQRLIKQFSEHEGVSVVAVCDQLDSLAKDTANQLGGIQFYTDYKRLIEDGKVELVYVAVPPKYHHAIVMDVLRAKKHVLCEKPLANSVEEAEEMMQAAKEAGVVHAMNFPLNYGQAAAKFAALIGEGYVGPLRRLQLTMQFPEWPRAWQKNDWVGGREQGGFVLEVGVHFIQQTLKVFGNLANIQTRLELPDDPSHCETGIIATAELADGTPVLIEGMSGMAGKEHIGFTAFGSDGVLTLENWGTLRGGKTGEPLVEMSIADVAAPRLVDELDKAVKGQAAEIYDFEVGYQSQVVLEALRK from the coding sequence ATGATATATATTGGGATTATCGGATTAGGGGCAATTGGCCAACGTCTGATCAAACAATTCTCAGAGCATGAGGGTGTGTCTGTAGTAGCCGTATGTGATCAATTGGATTCACTGGCAAAAGATACAGCGAATCAGTTAGGTGGAATCCAATTTTATACAGACTATAAGAGATTGATTGAAGACGGGAAAGTGGAGCTTGTTTATGTCGCGGTGCCGCCAAAATATCATCACGCCATTGTCATGGATGTGCTGCGAGCGAAAAAGCATGTCCTTTGCGAGAAGCCGCTAGCGAACTCTGTTGAAGAGGCAGAAGAAATGATGCAAGCTGCGAAAGAGGCGGGTGTTGTTCATGCGATGAACTTCCCGTTGAACTATGGACAGGCTGCTGCGAAGTTTGCCGCGTTGATAGGAGAAGGCTATGTCGGACCATTAAGACGCTTGCAGTTGACGATGCAATTCCCTGAATGGCCGCGTGCTTGGCAGAAAAATGACTGGGTCGGTGGACGGGAACAAGGCGGCTTCGTCTTGGAGGTTGGCGTCCATTTTATTCAACAGACATTGAAGGTGTTCGGGAATCTAGCCAATATCCAAACCCGGTTGGAGTTGCCGGATGATCCAAGTCATTGTGAGACAGGCATCATCGCGACTGCAGAACTTGCGGACGGTACGCCTGTGTTGATTGAAGGCATGAGCGGCATGGCAGGCAAGGAACATATCGGGTTTACGGCATTTGGGTCAGATGGTGTCCTTACTCTCGAAAATTGGGGCACGCTGCGCGGTGGGAAGACAGGTGAGCCGCTAGTGGAAATGTCCATTGCCGATGTTGCTGCTCCACGATTGGTTGATGAGCTCGATAAGGCAGTGAAAGGACAAGCTGCTGAGATTTATGATTTCGAGGTGGGCTATCAATCTCAGGTTGTGTTGGAGGCTTTACGGAAATAA
- a CDS encoding DUF1648 domain-containing protein: MYNRPKLDIPKTSFEKVADLIGAIVFISWIGYLVYAWGQLPDQVPSHYDGAGQVDRWGTKWGLIILPLIAALLTPFMAFLEKHPEWHNYMNLNESNIEFQYKNSRLLLNTMKNEILLFLAYISFNIIQVSLGQAESLGIAFLPVFIGILFGTMIFFIVRSLRKK, encoded by the coding sequence ATGTATAATCGACCGAAACTCGATATTCCAAAAACCTCATTTGAAAAGGTGGCTGATCTGATCGGCGCCATTGTTTTCATTTCATGGATCGGCTATCTTGTCTACGCTTGGGGCCAGCTGCCGGACCAAGTGCCCAGCCACTACGATGGGGCCGGACAGGTTGACCGTTGGGGGACGAAATGGGGGCTTATCATCTTACCACTCATTGCTGCTCTTTTGACCCCATTCATGGCTTTTTTGGAAAAGCATCCGGAATGGCACAATTACATGAATTTAAATGAGTCCAATATAGAATTTCAATACAAGAATTCACGTTTGCTGCTAAACACCATGAAAAATGAAATCCTTCTATTTCTTGCGTATATCAGTTTCAATATCATTCAAGTCTCCTTGGGCCAAGCCGAGTCCCTGGGCATCGCTTTTTTGCCTGTCTTTATTGGCATCCTTTTCGGTACTATGATTTTCTTTATCGTTCGATCGTTAAGGAAGAAATAA
- a CDS encoding DUF6155 family protein, whose product MKKLKLSDLKKRLGELDKKELINMITEIHKNNKAVQDYFAVKFSGESAVADLFGQAQKEIQNEFFPDRGHGKLRLSVAKKAISDFKKVTGDEVRTADLMLFYVELGTKFTATYGDIDMPFYNSMLSMYEKVVDSCEKDHALYKSFENRLYEVVDMSEGIGWGYHDELCDLYYSLSWLGDE is encoded by the coding sequence ATGAAAAAACTAAAACTATCCGACTTGAAAAAGCGACTGGGTGAACTAGATAAGAAAGAATTAATTAATATGATTACAGAAATTCATAAAAATAATAAGGCTGTCCAAGATTACTTTGCGGTCAAGTTTTCAGGAGAATCTGCGGTGGCTGATTTATTTGGACAGGCGCAAAAAGAAATCCAAAACGAATTTTTTCCAGACCGAGGGCATGGTAAGTTACGCTTATCTGTAGCCAAAAAGGCAATCAGTGACTTCAAAAAGGTGACTGGGGATGAGGTGCGAACTGCTGACCTCATGCTGTTTTATGTAGAGTTAGGAACGAAATTCACAGCGACCTATGGCGATATCGATATGCCTTTTTATAACAGCATGCTGTCAATGTATGAAAAGGTCGTAGATTCTTGTGAGAAGGATCACGCATTATACAAGAGCTTTGAAAATCGATTGTATGAGGTGGTTGATATGAGTGAGGGGATCGGTTGGGGGTATCATGATGAATTATGCGATCTGTATTATTCTCTAAGCTGGCTGGGAGATGAATGA
- a CDS encoding YjgB family protein, with the protein MGKLKWMLAVAAISFLVAGCTKANDENREIGAENPPAVTEDANDAGATDNESSGPDTSNSEGKTDSPSSETTVEDEQKQMALDMLNDMAERAKEGKVYRPDQGFVIGKTTRKGLYNTIGEPEEKDQGYEHYHGSMGNPSVAFKYNGNGVLEEARYFGTNVERQTNLGGITEKDLTEQLGKPDDARKIEATGETNVRYHMGDFELQFIIGKDGKPDHVNLKKWQG; encoded by the coding sequence ATGGGAAAACTGAAATGGATGCTCGCGGTGGCTGCAATCTCCTTTCTCGTCGCCGGATGCACCAAGGCAAATGATGAAAACAGGGAGATAGGAGCGGAGAACCCTCCGGCGGTGACGGAAGATGCAAACGATGCTGGTGCAACAGACAACGAATCGTCCGGCCCAGACACATCTAATTCAGAAGGGAAGACTGACTCTCCATCGTCCGAGACCACAGTGGAAGACGAGCAGAAACAAATGGCGCTGGACATGTTAAACGACATGGCGGAACGGGCGAAGGAAGGGAAAGTATACCGGCCGGATCAAGGATTTGTAATTGGAAAGACGACTAGGAAGGGCCTATACAATACGATAGGCGAGCCGGAAGAAAAGGATCAGGGCTATGAACATTATCACGGTTCGATGGGCAATCCCTCCGTTGCATTCAAATACAACGGGAATGGGGTTCTCGAGGAAGCCCGCTATTTTGGAACGAACGTAGAACGCCAGACGAACCTTGGTGGTATAACCGAAAAGGATTTGACGGAGCAACTCGGAAAACCGGATGATGCTCGAAAGATTGAGGCGACAGGCGAAACGAATGTCCGCTATCATATGGGCGATTTTGAATTGCAGTTTATCATCGGAAAGGATGGGAAGCCCGATCATGTCAACTTGAAGAAGTGGCAAGGGTAG
- a CDS encoding carboxymuconolactone decarboxylase family protein, with product MEEITYTEAVLQEYKVGMGSFSEKLPEVARTFHAFTESSFAAGALDQKQKQLIALAISVYAHNEHCIVYHTKGCLDNGSTEEEMMEAIGVAAALGGGSAMSQGVTVLQDALEDFRTSMQ from the coding sequence ATGGAAGAAATCACGTATACAGAAGCCGTTTTGCAGGAGTACAAAGTCGGAATGGGCAGCTTCTCAGAAAAACTGCCGGAAGTTGCAAGAACGTTCCATGCGTTTACTGAATCCAGCTTTGCGGCAGGCGCACTGGATCAAAAGCAAAAACAACTCATCGCTCTTGCCATAAGTGTGTATGCGCATAATGAACATTGCATCGTCTATCACACGAAAGGCTGTCTTGATAACGGCAGCACGGAGGAAGAGATGATGGAAGCGATCGGTGTCGCAGCAGCACTCGGAGGCGGGTCAGCAATGAGCCAGGGTGTCACTGTTTTACAAGACGCCCTAGAGGATTTTAGAACTTCCATGCAATAA
- a CDS encoding DUF378 domain-containing protein: MSTLSRIALALVIIGALNWGLIALFQFDLVATLFGGQDAFLSRVVYGLVGLSGLVCIGLLFKPNEDTETAPSRTDRRFSNPNYGTEFGEEPDFKKETNDGKKKTDRSDDNSF; this comes from the coding sequence ATGAGTACGCTTTCACGGATCGCGCTTGCTTTAGTCATAATTGGTGCGTTGAACTGGGGCTTGATCGCTCTATTCCAATTTGATTTAGTCGCTACATTGTTCGGAGGCCAGGATGCATTTTTGTCTAGGGTGGTATATGGTTTAGTCGGTTTAAGTGGACTGGTCTGCATTGGTCTTTTGTTCAAGCCGAATGAAGATACCGAAACGGCCCCAAGCCGGACGGACCGTCGTTTTTCCAATCCGAATTACGGAACTGAATTTGGTGAAGAACCGGATTTCAAAAAGGAAACCAATGATGGGAAGAAAAAGACGGATCGCTCTGACGATAATTCCTTTTAA